The region TCAGGGAAAGCCAGTGCCAGCAGCCAGTCGGCTTCGCCGCCGTCAATATGCCCCGAAGTCGTCGATAAACGGCGCGTCAGCTGTTTTGCTCGCCGCAACCAATGAGGGAGCGGGCGATGCAGCCAGTCAGCCAGATTAATCGATCCGCTACGCGGTGGCTCTTCAAGTATCGCCGCCAGGCACCCTGCGGTAGCCAACGCGTCCGGACCTTGCTGTGATGCGGCATACAGCAGGGTTGCCAAACGGGCATCGCTGCCTAACGCGGCGATCTTACGCCCTTCGGTAGTCAACCTATCCTGCTCATCCGTAATACCAAGCTGGCGCAGCAGGTGTCGCGCAGCATAAAGCGCAGGAGCCGGTGGCAAATCCAACCAGGTCAGCTGCGCTACATCGGTACAACCCCACTGTAATAAATCCAGCCAGACGCTGCTTAAGTCGCTATTCAGGATCTCGGCTTCACTTTGTGCCGCAGCACGTTCTGCCTGTTCGCGAGAGCACAGGTGCCAGCAAATACCGGGACTTAAACGCCCCGCACGCCCCGCGCGCTGCACCATCGAGGCTTGGCTGATGCGCTGTGTTACCAGCCGAGTGACGCCGCTTTTCACATCAAAGCTGGCTACACGCTCAAGACCGCTGTCCACCACCAGCCGGATACCTTCAATTGTCAGGCTGGTTTCAGCGATATTAGTGGCTAATACCACCTTACGCCGGCCCGGCTCCGCAGGCAGAATGGCCTTTTGCTGTTCCGCCAGCGTCAATGCGCCATATAAAGGACAGAGATCCGTCTCGCTCGACACGCCATTTTCCAGCAGCGCCTGCACGCGGCGAATCTCTGCGACGCCAGGTAAAAACAGCAGCAGCGAACCGTCTTCTTCATTGAGTAACCGCCGTACCTGTCGCGCAACGCCGTCTTCCAAACGCTCCTGACTATTTAGCGGCGCATAGCACCGCTCGACCGGATAACTACGGCCTTCGGAAACCACGCAAACGGCTTCCGGCAACAGCGCTGACAGCCGCGCATTGTCGAGCGTGGCGGACATAATCAGCAGTTTTAAATCGTCACGCAGCCCCTGTTGCACATCCAGCAGCAGCGCCAATGCCAGATCGGCCTGCACGCTGCGCTCATGGAATTCATCAAGGATGATTAGCGCTACACCTTGCAGTTCCGCATCCTGTTGCAGCAAACGGGTTAGCATGCCTTCGGTGAAAACTTCCAGCTTCGTTGCACTACTCACGCAGGTTTCTGAGCGCATCCGATAGCCTATCGTTTGCCCTGGCTCTTCACCTAGCTGCTGTGCCAACCGCCAGGCAACACTCTTCGCCGCCAGACGGCGCGGTTCCAGCATGATGATGCGCCCGTTCAAATTGCCCTGTTGCAGTAATTGCAACGGCAGCCAGGTTGATTTCCCCGCCCCCGTTGGGGCATTGAGCAGCACCTGAGGCGCGGTATGTAGCGCCGTTATCACATCATCCAGCACGGCGCTGACGGGCGGTAAAATCACAGACATCTCCGTATAAGGTTAACTTTCAGCGGCGAGCATTGTAGCATCTGGATGAATGTAGCATCGGATGGAATCAGAACAAGAGAGTGCACCATGCCAGCCCCCCGCCGCCTGTTTTTTGCCTTATCATTGCCGGAAACCACACAGCAAGAAATTATCCGCTGGCGTGCCGAACACTTCCCTCTGGACGCGGGCCGTCCGATCGCGGCGGCCAACCTCCATCTGACGCTGGCGTTTTT is a window of Pectobacterium punjabense DNA encoding:
- the hrpB gene encoding ATP-dependent helicase HrpB, which translates into the protein MILPPVSAVLDDVITALHTAPQVLLNAPTGAGKSTWLPLQLLQQGNLNGRIIMLEPRRLAAKSVAWRLAQQLGEEPGQTIGYRMRSETCVSSATKLEVFTEGMLTRLLQQDAELQGVALIILDEFHERSVQADLALALLLDVQQGLRDDLKLLIMSATLDNARLSALLPEAVCVVSEGRSYPVERCYAPLNSQERLEDGVARQVRRLLNEEDGSLLLFLPGVAEIRRVQALLENGVSSETDLCPLYGALTLAEQQKAILPAEPGRRKVVLATNIAETSLTIEGIRLVVDSGLERVASFDVKSGVTRLVTQRISQASMVQRAGRAGRLSPGICWHLCSREQAERAAAQSEAEILNSDLSSVWLDLLQWGCTDVAQLTWLDLPPAPALYAARHLLRQLGITDEQDRLTTEGRKIAALGSDARLATLLYAASQQGPDALATAGCLAAILEEPPRSGSINLADWLHRPLPHWLRRAKQLTRRLSTTSGHIDGGEADWLLALAFPDRIARRRSQDGRYQLANGSGAMMSADEALSGNEWLLAPSLLQNSQSADARILLALPLDIERLERRLPGLINERNVVHWDEEKGTLRASQRDQIGCLTLRTRPLNKPSDEALQQAMLSWIREQGLKALNWDAAALQLRARLQCACQWLPEVDWPRVDDDRLLATLEIWLQPSLSGVRDLRALHQINLSDALLRLLDWSLRQRLNNALPTHYTAPGGSRLPIAYYDDKPPVLSVRMQEMFGEQQSPLLAEGRVALVLELLSPAQRPLQITRDLAAFWQGTYRDVQKEMKGRYPKHVWPDDPANTAPTRRTKKYQNH